From a region of the Mycobacterium intracellulare ATCC 13950 genome:
- a CDS encoding enolase C-terminal domain-like protein, with translation MTTAARLDTTIDEVTAQVYKIPTDAPEADGTLAWSSTTLVLAEVSAGGERGIGYTYGDGACGKLITGPLAGTLTGHNAIDIPARWESMVKAMRNNGRPGLVSCAISAIDTALWDLKGKLLGLPVCRLLGMAHPAVPIYGSGGFTTYDERTTRAQLERWVDEWQIPRVKIKIGESWGSDERRDLDRIALARKVIGPDTELYVDANGAYQRKQAIRVAHAMADHDVTWFEEPVSSDDLAGLREVRDQVTPDVTAGEYGYDLAYFHRMLAAGAVDCLQIDVTRCGGITDWVRAAAVAAARNVDVSGHCAPNLHAHVATAIPNLRHLEYFHDHHRIEHMLFECALAPEGGALRPDQHRPGFGLEFKHSDAERYRVA, from the coding sequence ATGACGACCGCCGCCCGGCTCGACACGACCATCGACGAGGTCACCGCGCAGGTCTACAAGATCCCCACCGACGCACCGGAAGCCGACGGGACCCTGGCCTGGTCGTCGACCACGCTGGTGCTGGCCGAGGTGTCGGCCGGAGGCGAGCGCGGAATCGGCTACACCTATGGCGACGGCGCCTGCGGCAAGCTGATCACCGGGCCGCTGGCCGGCACGCTCACCGGGCACAACGCCATCGACATCCCCGCCCGGTGGGAGTCGATGGTCAAGGCGATGCGCAACAACGGGCGGCCGGGGTTGGTGTCGTGCGCGATCTCGGCGATCGACACCGCGCTGTGGGACCTCAAGGGCAAGCTGCTGGGGCTGCCGGTGTGCCGACTTCTCGGCATGGCGCATCCCGCGGTGCCGATCTACGGCAGCGGCGGCTTCACCACGTACGACGAACGCACCACCCGCGCCCAGCTCGAACGCTGGGTCGACGAGTGGCAGATCCCGCGCGTCAAAATCAAGATCGGCGAGTCATGGGGCTCCGACGAGCGTCGCGATCTTGATCGAATCGCCTTGGCGCGCAAGGTGATCGGTCCCGACACCGAACTCTACGTCGACGCCAACGGGGCCTACCAACGCAAGCAGGCGATCCGGGTGGCCCACGCCATGGCCGATCACGACGTCACGTGGTTCGAAGAACCCGTCTCCTCGGACGACCTGGCCGGGCTCCGCGAGGTGCGCGACCAGGTGACCCCGGACGTCACCGCCGGCGAATACGGCTATGACCTGGCCTATTTCCACCGAATGCTGGCCGCCGGCGCGGTCGACTGCCTGCAGATCGACGTCACCCGCTGCGGGGGCATCACCGACTGGGTGCGCGCCGCCGCCGTGGCCGCCGCCCGCAACGTGGACGTCTCCGGGCATTGCGCCCCCAACCTGCACGCCCACGTCGCCACCGCCATCCCGAATCTGCGGCACCTGGAGTACTTCCACGATCACCACCGCATCGAGCACATGCTCTTCGAGTGCGCGCTCGCCCCCGAGGGCGGCGCCCTGCGGCCGGATCAACACCGGCCCGGGTTCGGCCTGGAGTTCAAGCACAGCGACGCCGAGCGGTACCGGGTGGCCTGA
- a CDS encoding ABC-F family ATP-binding cassette domain-containing protein, which translates to MAHLLGAEAVHLEYPTRAVFGSITLGVNDGARIGIVGRNGDGKSSLLRLLTGQQQPDSGRVTRRSGLRVGALSQADTLDPDHTVGWTLVGDAAEHQWAGDPRVRDVVTGLVSDIAWDATVATLSGGQRRRVQLARLLVGEWDVIALDEPTNHLDIEGISWLAGHLKGRWARNTGGLLLVTHDRWFLDEVATTTWEVHDGIVEPFDGGYAAYVLQRVERDRMAAVAEAKRQNLMRKELAWLRRGAPARTSKPKFRIEAANQLIADVPPPRDTVELAKLASARLGKDVIDLLDVSVSFGGRPVLRDVEWRIAPGERTGIVGANGAGKSTLLGLIDGTIAPDAGRIKRGKTVRLAVLDQQGDALGAVDDDRIADVLGRLPGAYQVDGREVTPAQLLERLGFGRGQLSARVADLSGGERRRLQLMLTLLSEPNVLLLDEPTNDVDTDTLAAMEDLLDSWAGTLIVVSHDRYLLERVTDQQYAVLDGRLRHLPGGVDEYLRLAERRQDGAGTEEARPAQASRSAQESQPSQASRPAMSGAQRRAAEKEVASLDRQLARLADRIEDKHHELAAHDQSDHVGITRLTQELRALEDEVAATESRWLELSELLE; encoded by the coding sequence GTGGCGCACCTACTCGGAGCCGAGGCCGTACACCTCGAATACCCGACCCGGGCGGTGTTCGGGTCGATCACGCTCGGGGTCAACGACGGCGCGCGAATCGGCATCGTCGGGCGCAACGGCGACGGCAAGTCCAGCCTGCTGCGGCTGCTCACCGGCCAGCAACAGCCCGACTCCGGCCGGGTCACCCGGCGCAGCGGGCTGCGGGTCGGCGCGCTAAGCCAGGCCGACACCCTGGACCCCGACCACACCGTGGGGTGGACCCTGGTCGGCGACGCCGCCGAACACCAGTGGGCCGGCGACCCGCGGGTCCGCGACGTGGTCACCGGGCTGGTCTCCGACATCGCTTGGGACGCAACGGTTGCCACGCTCTCCGGTGGGCAGCGCCGGCGGGTGCAGCTGGCCAGGTTGCTGGTGGGCGAATGGGACGTCATCGCGCTCGACGAGCCCACCAACCACCTGGACATCGAGGGGATCAGCTGGCTGGCCGGCCACCTGAAGGGGCGCTGGGCGCGCAACACCGGCGGGCTGCTGCTGGTCACCCACGACCGCTGGTTCCTCGACGAGGTCGCCACCACGACGTGGGAGGTGCACGACGGGATCGTCGAGCCGTTCGACGGCGGGTACGCGGCCTATGTGCTGCAGCGCGTCGAGCGAGACCGGATGGCCGCCGTCGCCGAAGCCAAGCGGCAGAACCTGATGCGCAAGGAGCTGGCGTGGCTGCGTCGCGGCGCCCCGGCGCGGACCTCCAAGCCCAAGTTCCGGATCGAGGCCGCCAACCAGCTGATCGCCGACGTGCCGCCGCCGCGTGACACCGTCGAGTTGGCCAAGCTGGCGAGCGCCCGGCTCGGCAAGGACGTGATCGATCTGCTCGACGTGTCGGTCTCGTTTGGCGGCCGGCCGGTGCTGCGCGACGTCGAGTGGCGGATCGCCCCGGGCGAGCGCACCGGCATCGTCGGGGCCAACGGCGCCGGGAAGTCCACGCTGCTGGGGTTGATCGACGGCACGATCGCGCCCGATGCCGGCCGCATCAAACGCGGCAAGACGGTGCGGCTGGCGGTCCTCGACCAACAGGGCGACGCGCTGGGCGCGGTCGACGACGACCGGATCGCCGACGTGCTGGGCCGGCTGCCCGGCGCCTACCAGGTCGACGGCCGTGAGGTGACCCCGGCTCAGCTGCTCGAGCGGCTCGGCTTCGGACGCGGCCAGCTGTCCGCCCGCGTGGCGGATCTCTCCGGCGGCGAGCGTCGGCGGCTGCAGCTGATGCTCACGTTGCTGTCCGAGCCCAACGTGTTGCTGCTCGACGAGCCGACCAACGACGTGGACACCGACACGCTGGCGGCAATGGAGGATCTGCTCGACTCCTGGGCGGGAACGCTGATCGTCGTCTCGCACGACCGCTATCTGCTGGAGCGGGTCACCGATCAGCAGTACGCGGTGCTCGACGGCCGGTTGCGGCACCTGCCCGGCGGCGTCGACGAGTACCTGCGGCTGGCCGAGCGGCGGCAGGACGGGGCGGGCACCGAAGAGGCGCGGCCGGCGCAGGCTTCGCGGTCGGCGCAGGAGTCGCAGCCGTCGCAGGCGTCGCGGCCCGCGATGTCGGGCGCCCAGCGCCGCGCCGCCGAGAAAGAAGTAGCCTCCCTCGACCGCCAGCTCGCGCGGCTCGCGGACCGGATCGAGGACAAACACCACGAACTCGCCGCCCACGACCAGTCCGACCATGTCGGCATCACCCGGCTCACGCAGGAGCTGCGCGCGCTCGAAGACGAGGTCGCCGCGACCGAGAGCCGTTGGCTGGAGCTTTCGGAATTGCTCGAATAG
- a CDS encoding gluconate 2-dehydrogenase subunit 3 family protein, which produces MADTSRPDHLPNLRPDGKPPHPSWLPKQRRGTTPQMIGRYPDFDVLETAGTWDEATRKVVLARLEPPGPLRFFTAEEEPCLRAFCDTVLAQDAEPRVPAAESVDSKLADGRLDGYQYADMPDDRDTWRLVLRGLDETAARYGASSFAAAGTETREQIVGQFSQGELEGGAWENLNVKRAWSVCMRMTLSGFYSHPWAWNEIGFGGPAYPRGFMRLGGATGPDAAREPYEMPGATDEDPVQVVQNGEV; this is translated from the coding sequence ATGGCTGACACCTCGCGCCCCGACCACCTGCCCAACCTGCGCCCCGACGGCAAGCCGCCGCACCCGTCCTGGCTGCCCAAGCAGCGCCGCGGCACCACGCCCCAGATGATCGGGCGCTACCCCGATTTCGACGTGCTGGAAACCGCCGGCACCTGGGACGAGGCCACCAGGAAAGTCGTGCTGGCCCGGCTCGAACCTCCCGGCCCCCTGCGGTTTTTCACCGCCGAAGAGGAGCCGTGCCTGCGCGCGTTCTGCGACACGGTGCTCGCGCAGGACGCCGAGCCGCGCGTCCCGGCGGCCGAATCGGTCGACTCCAAGCTCGCCGACGGGCGCCTCGACGGCTACCAGTACGCGGACATGCCCGACGACCGCGACACGTGGCGGTTGGTGCTGCGCGGGCTCGACGAGACCGCCGCCAGATACGGCGCATCCTCCTTCGCCGCCGCCGGGACCGAAACCCGCGAACAGATCGTCGGGCAGTTCTCGCAGGGCGAGCTGGAGGGCGGCGCCTGGGAGAACCTGAACGTCAAGCGCGCCTGGTCGGTGTGCATGCGAATGACGCTGTCCGGCTTCTACTCCCACCCGTGGGCCTGGAACGAGATCGGGTTCGGCGGCCCCGCCTACCCGCGCGGATTCATGCGCCTGGGCGGCGCCACCGGGCCCGACGCCGCGCGCGAACCGTACGAGATGCCCGGCGCCACCGACGAAGACCCCGTGCAAGTCGTGCAGAACGGTGAGGTGTGA
- a CDS encoding HNH endonuclease signature motif containing protein, whose protein sequence is MSSIASAEAVVVTASDRLEVLFGELAELAGQRNAIDGRVVEIVAEIDRDGLCGVTGARSVPALVAWKLGCSSANAHTLAAIAGRLEEFPRCAAGLREGRLSADQVGVIAARAGEGSDEHYAQLAAVATVSQLRTAVKLEPRPEPEPRSESESESEPGPEIEPERSITTTATEWGACYRIMLGHLDAAKFDAALASHREALIAEWKHDHANGAGSSDQRPPLPSTVDALMRLVEAGWDAEATRRPHGQHTTVVAHLDVGQRAATLHLGPLLSDAERRLLTCDATCEVWFEREGEVIGAGRTTRVINRRLRRALEYRDRTCVVPGCGASRGLHAHHLWHWEDGGPTELANLVLVCPYHHRLHHRGAITLTGPADALTVTDEAGQILSPGSLAHPPTRPPPAVPPCPGPTGERADWWWYDPFQPQPPPTNN, encoded by the coding sequence ATGTCGTCGATCGCGTCCGCTGAGGCTGTGGTGGTCACTGCGAGTGACCGTCTTGAGGTGTTGTTTGGGGAGTTGGCGGAGTTGGCGGGTCAGCGCAATGCGATTGATGGGCGCGTTGTGGAGATCGTGGCCGAGATTGATCGTGACGGGTTGTGTGGTGTGACCGGGGCGCGCTCGGTGCCGGCGTTGGTGGCCTGGAAGCTGGGGTGTTCGTCGGCCAATGCGCACACGCTGGCCGCGATTGCGGGCCGGCTCGAGGAGTTTCCGCGCTGCGCCGCCGGCCTGCGGGAGGGTCGGTTGTCGGCCGATCAGGTTGGGGTGATCGCGGCGCGCGCGGGTGAGGGATCTGATGAGCATTACGCGCAGCTGGCCGCGGTGGCGACGGTCAGTCAGTTGCGTACCGCGGTGAAGCTGGAACCGCGACCCGAACCTGAACCTCGGTCCGAGTCAGAGTCCGAGTCCGAACCTGGGCCCGAGATCGAGCCGGAGCGTTCGATCACTACGACCGCCACCGAGTGGGGCGCCTGTTATCGGATCATGCTGGGCCACTTGGATGCCGCGAAGTTCGACGCCGCTTTGGCGTCTCATCGTGAGGCGCTGATCGCCGAGTGGAAACACGACCACGCAAACGGCGCGGGTTCATCCGATCAGCGGCCGCCGTTGCCGAGCACCGTCGATGCGTTGATGCGGCTGGTGGAGGCGGGCTGGGACGCCGAGGCCACCCGCCGCCCCCATGGGCAGCACACCACCGTGGTGGCCCACCTCGACGTCGGGCAGCGCGCGGCAACCCTGCATTTGGGTCCGCTGCTCTCGGATGCCGAGCGTCGCTTGTTGACCTGTGATGCCACCTGTGAGGTGTGGTTTGAACGCGAGGGTGAGGTCATCGGTGCCGGCCGGACCACGCGGGTGATCAATCGGCGGCTGCGCCGCGCGCTGGAGTACCGCGACCGCACCTGTGTGGTGCCCGGTTGTGGGGCCAGCCGTGGCCTGCACGCGCATCACCTGTGGCACTGGGAAGACGGTGGCCCCACGGAGTTGGCCAACCTGGTGCTGGTCTGCCCGTATCACCACCGGTTGCATCACCGGGGCGCCATCACCCTCACCGGACCCGCCGACGCCCTGACCGTCACCGACGAGGCCGGCCAAATCCTGAGCCCGGGATCACTGGCACACCCACCCACCCGACCCCCGCCCGCGGTGCCGCCGTGTCCGGGACCTACCGGTGAGCGCGCCGACTGGTGGTGGTATGACCCCTTCCAACCCCAACCACCACCGACAAACAACTAG
- a CDS encoding PAS and ANTAR domain-containing protein yields the protein MTVNSDDETVERHEALMRDVVEESDLSAVDSVLGLGDPQRVGRFRFFLDGHRWEWSDAVARMHGYKPGQVQPTTELLLQHKHPEDRERVAAVLERVMKGKPFSSRHRIIDTAGRTHCVVVAGDRMVDDAGALAGTSGFYVDVTDSLHTDITNVLSAVADARARIEQAKGVLMVTYGISAERAFDILVWRSQESNLKVRDVAGRFLDAVASKASAETQSHVDQALLTLE from the coding sequence ATGACAGTGAACTCGGACGACGAAACCGTGGAGCGCCACGAGGCGCTCATGCGTGACGTCGTCGAGGAGAGCGACCTCAGCGCGGTCGACTCGGTGCTCGGTCTCGGCGATCCGCAGCGCGTCGGCCGGTTCCGGTTCTTTCTGGACGGCCATCGCTGGGAATGGTCGGACGCGGTTGCGCGCATGCACGGCTACAAGCCCGGACAGGTGCAGCCCACCACGGAACTGTTGCTGCAACACAAGCATCCCGAGGACCGCGAACGGGTAGCGGCCGTGCTGGAGCGGGTGATGAAGGGGAAGCCGTTCAGCAGCCGGCACCGCATCATCGACACCGCCGGGCGCACCCACTGCGTCGTCGTCGCCGGGGATCGGATGGTCGACGACGCCGGTGCGCTGGCCGGCACGTCCGGCTTCTACGTCGACGTCACCGACTCGCTGCACACCGACATCACCAATGTGCTGTCGGCGGTCGCCGACGCCCGAGCCCGCATCGAGCAGGCCAAGGGCGTGCTGATGGTCACCTACGGCATTTCCGCCGAGCGGGCGTTCGACATCCTGGTGTGGCGTTCCCAGGAGTCCAACCTCAAGGTGCGCGACGTCGCCGGCCGCTTCCTGGACGCCGTGGCCAGCAAGGCGTCAGCGGAAACGCAAAGCCATGTGGACCAGGCGCTGCTGACGCTGGAATAG
- a CDS encoding glycoside hydrolase family 15 protein yields the protein MADLKIDTATTFAPRVLREYALLADGERGALIGPQGDVAWMCAPHWDSDAVFSNLIGGGGVYAVTPTDVRHVWGGYYEPGSLIWRNRWTTRDGIVECRDALAFPGDPDRAVLLRRLTGCRGTARVRVLLAPSAGFGRHGPGKATVHDRVWSARSGPLRWRWQAGCDARPVRAAQEKGELLTCEITLEEGQHHDLVLELSEHALPDQPPDPDLAWEATPAAWQRSVPELSCTIAPRDGRSSYAVLRGLTSSGGGMVAAATMSLPERAHSNQNYDYRYSWIRDQVYAGMAAAAVGTTELLDRAVEFISARLLEDGPNLKPAYTITGGAVPGEETLDLPGYPGGADKIGNWVNQQFQLDAFGEALQLLAKAGAADRLDADGWRAAQTAIKAIEKRWREPDAGVWEIDNERWTQSRLACVGGLRAVAKLAGAGPEVAACAPLADAILAETASESLHPHGYWQRSPGQKGVDASLLLPPVRGAVPADDPRTIATLDAVRRELADDGFVYRFRHDERDLGDAEGAFLLCGFMMALAEHQQGHAHCAMRWFERNRTACGPPGLFCEEYDVQQRQLRGNLPQAFAHALMLECTATLTDDAAHHD from the coding sequence GTGGCTGACCTGAAGATCGACACCGCGACCACCTTCGCCCCCCGCGTGCTGCGCGAGTACGCCCTGCTCGCAGACGGCGAGCGGGGCGCGCTGATCGGACCGCAAGGCGACGTGGCGTGGATGTGCGCGCCGCACTGGGATTCCGACGCCGTCTTCTCCAATCTCATTGGCGGCGGCGGGGTTTACGCCGTCACCCCGACCGACGTGCGGCACGTCTGGGGCGGCTACTACGAACCGGGCAGCCTGATCTGGCGCAACCGCTGGACCACCCGCGACGGCATCGTGGAATGCCGTGACGCGCTGGCCTTTCCGGGCGACCCGGACCGGGCGGTGCTGCTGCGGCGTCTCACCGGCTGCCGCGGGACGGCGCGGGTGCGGGTGCTGCTGGCGCCGAGTGCGGGATTCGGCCGGCACGGCCCCGGCAAGGCGACCGTTCATGACCGGGTGTGGAGCGCCCGCTCGGGGCCGCTGCGCTGGCGCTGGCAGGCCGGTTGCGACGCGCGCCCCGTCCGGGCCGCCCAGGAGAAGGGCGAGTTGCTCACCTGTGAGATCACGCTCGAGGAGGGCCAGCACCACGACCTGGTGCTCGAACTGTCGGAACACGCACTGCCCGACCAACCCCCGGACCCCGACCTGGCCTGGGAGGCCACCCCCGCGGCCTGGCAGCGCAGCGTGCCCGAGCTGAGCTGCACCATCGCGCCCCGCGACGGGCGCAGCTCCTACGCCGTGCTGCGGGGACTGACCAGCAGCGGCGGCGGCATGGTCGCCGCCGCCACCATGAGCCTGCCCGAACGCGCGCACTCCAACCAGAATTACGACTACCGCTATTCCTGGATCCGCGACCAGGTGTACGCGGGCATGGCCGCCGCCGCCGTCGGCACGACCGAGCTGCTCGACCGGGCAGTGGAGTTCATCAGCGCCCGGCTGCTCGAGGACGGCCCGAACCTCAAGCCCGCCTACACCATTACCGGCGGCGCCGTGCCCGGGGAGGAAACGCTCGACCTGCCCGGCTATCCCGGCGGCGCCGACAAGATCGGCAACTGGGTCAATCAGCAATTCCAGCTGGATGCCTTCGGCGAGGCGCTCCAGCTGCTGGCCAAGGCGGGCGCCGCCGACCGACTCGATGCCGACGGCTGGCGCGCGGCGCAGACCGCGATCAAGGCCATCGAAAAGCGTTGGCGCGAACCGGATGCCGGCGTCTGGGAGATCGACAACGAGCGCTGGACGCAGTCACGTCTGGCCTGCGTGGGGGGGTTACGCGCCGTCGCGAAACTGGCCGGCGCCGGACCCGAGGTGGCCGCGTGCGCTCCGCTGGCCGACGCGATCCTCGCCGAGACCGCATCGGAAAGCCTGCACCCGCACGGGTATTGGCAACGCAGCCCCGGGCAGAAGGGGGTCGACGCATCGCTGCTGCTGCCGCCGGTGCGCGGGGCCGTGCCCGCCGACGACCCGCGGACCATCGCCACGCTGGACGCCGTTCGCCGGGAACTCGCCGACGACGGGTTCGTCTACCGCTTCCGGCACGACGAACGCGACCTCGGCGACGCCGAGGGAGCGTTCCTGCTCTGCGGGTTCATGATGGCGCTGGCCGAACACCAACAGGGCCATGCCCATTGCGCGATGCGGTGGTTCGAGCGCAACCGCACCGCCTGCGGGCCGCCGGGCCTGTTCTGCGAGGAATACGACGTGCAGCAGCGCCAGCTCCGCGGCAACCTCCCCCAGGCGTTCGCGCACGCGCTGATGCTGGAATGCACTGCCACCCTCACCGACGACGCCGCCCACCATGACTGA
- a CDS encoding GMC family oxidoreductase, with protein sequence MGDFWRGLLKGAVGPKDNESRFLLDVHSRDLPGEKTMRRYRDDDEVDLVVVGAGAGGSVLAQRLARAGWRVVILEAGPFWHPDEDWVSDEAGSHALYWTQKRIIGGDDPIELGKNNSGRGVGGSMVHYAGYTPRFHPSDFATRTLDGVGADWPLRYEDIRPHYEQVELELPVAGQNWPWGDPHRYPFAPHPISGAAAKIWRGALKLGIEMRVGPVGIVNGTFGNRPHCIYRGYCLQGCKVNAKASPYVTHLPDALAHDVEIRANCMASRVELDETGAARGVVYYDEVGGKERLQRAKVIAVAGYSIETPRLLLNSVSERFPNGLGNNDDQVGRYVMVQGATQSAGRWSEEVRMYKAPPPEVTSEQFYETDLSRGFARGFSIQTVSPMPIGWAEHVMADGHWGRALREYMRDYNHWATVGVLNELLPLPDNRVTLAEEKDPYGIPVARFDYTLCDNDKANMAYSTKVIGDILHAADAQDVLTIERFAHLIGGARMGTGPQNSVVDSDHRVWGVPNLFLADGSVCPTQGSANPALTIMALASRLAERMATGKIDTGVGRGSKAGARG encoded by the coding sequence ATGGGCGACTTCTGGCGGGGCCTGCTCAAGGGGGCCGTCGGCCCGAAGGACAACGAGTCGCGGTTCCTGCTCGACGTGCATTCGCGCGACCTGCCCGGCGAAAAGACCATGCGCCGCTACCGCGACGACGACGAGGTCGACCTGGTGGTCGTCGGGGCCGGCGCCGGCGGCTCGGTGCTGGCGCAGCGGCTGGCGCGTGCGGGCTGGCGGGTCGTGATCCTCGAGGCCGGCCCGTTCTGGCACCCCGACGAGGACTGGGTGTCCGACGAGGCCGGCTCCCACGCGCTGTACTGGACCCAGAAGCGCATCATCGGCGGTGACGACCCAATTGAGCTGGGCAAGAACAACTCCGGGCGCGGGGTGGGCGGCTCCATGGTGCACTACGCCGGCTACACCCCGCGGTTCCACCCCAGCGATTTCGCGACCCGCACCCTCGACGGGGTGGGCGCCGACTGGCCCCTGCGCTACGAGGACATCCGACCCCACTACGAGCAGGTCGAGCTCGAGTTGCCGGTGGCCGGCCAGAATTGGCCGTGGGGCGACCCGCATCGCTATCCCTTTGCCCCGCATCCTATTTCGGGGGCGGCAGCCAAAATCTGGCGGGGCGCGCTCAAGCTCGGCATCGAGATGCGGGTGGGGCCCGTGGGCATCGTCAACGGCACGTTCGGCAACCGCCCGCACTGCATCTACCGCGGCTACTGCCTGCAGGGCTGCAAGGTCAACGCCAAGGCCAGCCCTTACGTCACGCACCTTCCCGACGCGCTGGCCCACGACGTGGAGATCCGCGCCAACTGCATGGCCTCGCGCGTCGAACTCGACGAGACGGGCGCGGCGCGGGGTGTGGTCTACTACGACGAGGTGGGCGGCAAAGAACGGTTGCAGCGCGCCAAAGTTATTGCTGTAGCCGGGTATTCGATCGAAACACCGCGCCTGTTGTTGAACTCGGTGAGCGAGCGCTTTCCGAACGGGTTGGGCAACAACGACGATCAGGTCGGGCGCTACGTGATGGTGCAGGGCGCCACCCAGTCCGCGGGCCGCTGGTCCGAGGAGGTCCGGATGTACAAGGCGCCTCCCCCGGAGGTGACCTCCGAACAGTTCTACGAGACCGACCTCTCTCGCGGGTTCGCCCGTGGGTTCTCCATCCAGACGGTGTCGCCGATGCCCATCGGCTGGGCCGAACACGTGATGGCGGACGGGCACTGGGGCCGCGCCCTGCGCGAGTACATGCGCGACTACAACCACTGGGCGACCGTCGGCGTGCTCAACGAGTTGTTACCGCTGCCGGACAATCGGGTGACGCTGGCCGAAGAGAAGGACCCGTACGGCATCCCGGTCGCCCGGTTCGACTACACGCTCTGCGACAACGACAAGGCCAACATGGCCTACTCCACCAAGGTGATCGGCGACATCCTGCACGCCGCCGACGCCCAGGACGTGCTGACCATCGAGCGCTTCGCCCACCTGATCGGCGGCGCCCGCATGGGCACCGGGCCACAGAATTCGGTGGTCGACTCCGATCACCGGGTCTGGGGCGTGCCGAACCTGTTTCTCGCCGACGGCTCGGTGTGCCCCACCCAGGGTTCCGCCAATCCCGCGCTGACGATCATGGCGTTGGCCTCGCGGCTCGCCGAACGGATGGCCACCGGAAAGATCGATACCGGCGTGGGGCGGGGGTCGAAGGCTGGAGCCCGTGGCTGA
- a CDS encoding SDR family oxidoreductase has translation MTQTVVITGASAGIGRATAKEFGQRGANVALLARGAAGLEGAARDVENGGGKALAIPTDVADHAAVVAAADEAEAAFGPIDVWVNVAFTSVFAPFTEISPEEFKRVTEVSYLGYVHGTMAALAKMRPRDRGTIVQVGSALGQRSIPLQSAYCGAKHAINGFTESVRCELLHEGSKVRITVVQMPAVNTPQFSWVLSRLPRHPQPVPPIYQPEVAARGVLYAADHPGRKQYWVGDSTMVTLLAQKFVAPLLDRYLGRTGYDSQQTEEHVSAGRPHNLWEPLDSQPGSDHGARGEFDDESHTHSPQLWASQHPVVSGTGALGAAGVGAWLAARAGRRWAR, from the coding sequence ATGACTCAGACAGTGGTGATCACGGGAGCCAGCGCCGGCATCGGTCGCGCCACCGCGAAGGAGTTCGGGCAGCGCGGCGCGAACGTCGCCCTGCTCGCCCGCGGCGCCGCCGGGCTGGAAGGCGCGGCCCGTGACGTCGAGAACGGCGGCGGCAAAGCCCTGGCCATCCCGACCGACGTGGCCGACCACGCGGCCGTCGTCGCCGCCGCCGACGAGGCCGAAGCCGCGTTCGGTCCCATCGACGTGTGGGTCAACGTCGCGTTCACCTCGGTGTTCGCGCCGTTCACCGAGATCAGCCCCGAGGAGTTCAAGCGCGTGACCGAGGTGTCCTACCTCGGCTACGTGCACGGCACCATGGCCGCGCTGGCCAAGATGCGCCCCCGCGACCGCGGCACCATCGTGCAGGTCGGCTCCGCGCTCGGGCAACGATCCATCCCGCTCCAATCGGCCTACTGCGGAGCCAAACACGCCATCAACGGGTTCACCGAGTCGGTGCGCTGCGAGCTGCTTCACGAGGGCTCGAAGGTGCGGATCACCGTGGTGCAGATGCCCGCGGTCAACACCCCGCAGTTCTCGTGGGTGCTGTCCCGGCTGCCCCGCCACCCCCAACCGGTGCCGCCGATCTATCAGCCCGAGGTCGCCGCCCGCGGCGTGCTGTACGCCGCGGATCACCCAGGGCGCAAACAGTATTGGGTCGGCGATTCGACCATGGTGACGCTGCTGGCGCAGAAGTTCGTCGCGCCGCTGCTGGACCGCTACCTCGGCCGCACCGGATACGACTCGCAGCAGACCGAGGAGCACGTCAGCGCCGGCCGGCCCCACAACCTCTGGGAACCGCTCGACTCGCAACCCGGCAGCGATCACGGCGCCCGCGGCGAATTCGACGACGAGTCGCACACCCACAGCCCGCAGCTGTGGGCGTCGCAGCACCCGGTCGTCAGCGGCACCGGCGCGCTGGGCGCCGCGGGTGTGGGCGCGTGGCTCGCGGCGCGCGCCGGCCGCCGGTGGGCGCGATGA